In Propionispora vibrioides, a single genomic region encodes these proteins:
- a CDS encoding DUF935 domain-containing protein: MILDHNGNPITTQNKRPDTREIAVATVRDKYSSYPSSGLTPERLARVLKEADQGDIYRQAELFEEIEEKDPHLFSVMQTRKNTVLGLDWEIIAYSDDERDQEIAKFVGNILYNLQDFEDAILDLLDAIGKGFSVSEIMWAIEDGAAVPIHLKWRHQKKFRYDQLDNLRLLTEENLSTGIEIPPNKFIIHQYKARSGSPARAGVYRVCVWMYLFKNFTVKDWVAFAEVYGMPIRLGKYEPGTSQEEKNALLQAVLQIASDAAGIISKNTEVEFIQAIKQDGDVFKNLAQFCNTEISKAVLGQTMSSDIGDSGSYAASKTHAEVRQDILESDCKGVSKTIRRDLIRPLVLFNYGDDKRLPYLKFHYEKPEDQEKEATKYKTLAEIGLPLATEHLYEKFGIPKPETGQELLAPLMQGGNLFPSKASLQVFKKPPDMVSSQRTIDDLADQLLVNGAPIIEKLLSPYMAAIQDANDPEELKERLLAIYAKLDTTELQELLAEGMYVADLFGRWSAHE, encoded by the coding sequence TTGATTCTTGACCACAACGGCAATCCTATCACGACACAAAACAAGCGTCCGGACACCCGCGAAATTGCCGTGGCAACGGTCCGGGATAAATACAGTTCCTATCCATCAAGTGGCCTGACACCCGAACGCCTGGCGCGTGTTTTAAAGGAGGCTGACCAGGGTGACATCTACCGGCAAGCGGAACTGTTTGAAGAAATTGAGGAGAAGGACCCGCACCTATTTTCGGTTATGCAAACCCGCAAAAACACGGTGCTGGGGCTTGATTGGGAAATTATCGCCTATTCCGACGACGAACGCGACCAGGAAATCGCCAAATTTGTAGGCAACATTTTATATAATCTCCAGGACTTTGAAGATGCCATATTAGACCTGTTGGACGCTATCGGCAAAGGATTTTCCGTCAGTGAAATCATGTGGGCCATTGAGGACGGCGCTGCTGTTCCCATTCATCTAAAATGGCGGCACCAGAAGAAATTCCGCTATGACCAACTGGACAACCTTCGCCTGCTTACCGAGGAAAACCTGTCTACCGGCATTGAGATACCGCCCAATAAATTCATTATCCATCAATACAAGGCCCGCAGCGGCAGTCCGGCCCGCGCCGGTGTATACCGGGTATGCGTCTGGATGTATTTATTTAAAAATTTTACAGTAAAAGACTGGGTCGCCTTTGCCGAGGTCTACGGCATGCCGATAAGGTTAGGCAAATATGAACCGGGCACCAGCCAGGAAGAAAAAAACGCCCTGCTGCAGGCTGTACTGCAAATAGCCAGTGATGCCGCCGGTATTATATCCAAAAACACGGAAGTGGAATTTATCCAGGCCATTAAACAAGACGGCGACGTCTTTAAAAATCTGGCGCAGTTTTGCAATACGGAAATATCCAAGGCCGTGCTGGGTCAAACCATGTCCAGTGATATTGGCGACTCCGGCAGTTACGCCGCATCCAAAACACACGCCGAAGTCCGCCAGGATATTTTGGAAAGCGATTGCAAGGGCGTTAGTAAAACCATCCGGCGCGACCTCATTCGCCCGCTGGTCCTCTTTAACTACGGCGACGATAAGCGCCTGCCGTACCTGAAATTCCATTATGAAAAACCGGAAGACCAGGAAAAAGAAGCTACGAAATACAAAACGCTGGCGGAAATCGGCCTGCCTCTTGCTACCGAGCACCTATATGAAAAGTTCGGCATTCCGAAACCGGAAACCGGGCAAGAGCTTTTGGCTCCGCTGATGCAAGGCGGCAACCTGTTTCCATCTAAAGCATCCCTGCAAGTTTTTAAAAAGCCTCCGGATATGGTCAGTTCACAGCGAACGATAGATGACCTGGCCGATCAACTGCTGGTGAACGGTGCGCCGATCATCGAAAAGCTGCTTAGTCCCTACATGGCGGCCATTCAGGACGCCAATGACCCGGAGGAACTAAAAGAAAGGCTGCTGGCCATCTATGCCAAACTGGACACAACCGAATTGCAGGAACTGCTGGCGGAGGGCATGTATGTAGCCGACCTGTTTGGCCGGTGGTCCGCTCATGAGTGA
- a CDS encoding phage protein Gp27 family protein — MAKDRRRHSKITSILPAELVEAINRRLVAGDTYQQITEFINKAGHDVSMSSVGRYGKDFLSRLERLRIVKEQAKAIVTDTKDGPATELAEASNQLALQKIMEYLMKVDTLDGSKATEVFKALALLQRANVQVEKLKLDYNRGIDAASEKIKAALKEELAREPELIARLSDMVDAVAEEVRQK; from the coding sequence ATGGCCAAAGATCGTCGGCGGCACAGTAAAATTACAAGTATTCTGCCTGCGGAACTGGTTGAAGCCATTAACAGAAGGTTAGTGGCTGGCGATACCTACCAGCAAATTACCGAATTTATCAATAAAGCCGGACATGACGTCAGTATGTCAAGCGTAGGCCGTTATGGGAAAGACTTCCTGTCACGCTTGGAAAGGCTGCGTATTGTAAAGGAACAAGCCAAAGCCATTGTTACCGATACCAAGGACGGCCCGGCCACCGAATTGGCCGAAGCATCCAATCAACTAGCCTTGCAAAAAATCATGGAATATTTGATGAAAGTCGACACACTGGACGGCTCTAAAGCAACCGAAGTGTTTAAGGCACTCGCTCTTTTGCAGCGGGCGAATGTACAGGTTGAAAAACTGAAACTTGACTACAACCGGGGTATTGACGCCGCAAGCGAAAAAATTAAAGCGGCTTTGAAAGAGGAACTGGCCAGGGAGCCGGAACTGATTGCCCGCTTGTCTGATATGGTCGATGCGGTGGCGGAAGAGGTAAGGCAGAAATGA
- a CDS encoding DNA-methyltransferase, translated as MPSDSVDAVITDPPYSSGGSTIAQKTQDPIKKYEQTTNKLVHRPSFLGDNKDSRSWLHWCVLWIGECYRILKPGGYFLMFSDWRQLPLATDALQMGELAWRGIIAWDKTEGARAPHKGYFKHQCEYIVWGTKGPCHKAEHAGPYPGCYRFPVKQTDKFHLAGKPTPLMEQLVTIVPVGGIILDPFTGSGTLPKAAQNMGRNFIAIEKTSVYAQVAMERVESTPVPVYLQ; from the coding sequence TTGCCATCGGATAGCGTCGATGCGGTCATTACCGACCCGCCTTATTCGTCCGGCGGCTCAACGATAGCCCAAAAGACGCAGGACCCGATTAAAAAGTATGAACAGACAACTAACAAATTGGTTCACCGCCCTTCTTTCCTGGGCGACAACAAAGACTCCCGGTCCTGGCTGCATTGGTGCGTTTTATGGATTGGTGAATGTTATCGGATTTTAAAGCCCGGCGGTTATTTCCTAATGTTCAGTGACTGGCGGCAACTGCCGCTGGCCACGGACGCACTGCAAATGGGGGAACTGGCCTGGCGGGGCATCATTGCCTGGGACAAAACCGAAGGTGCCCGCGCACCGCATAAAGGCTACTTTAAACATCAGTGCGAGTACATTGTGTGGGGGACGAAAGGCCCCTGCCACAAGGCCGAGCATGCCGGTCCGTATCCCGGCTGTTACCGCTTCCCGGTCAAACAGACGGATAAATTCCATTTAGCCGGGAAGCCAACACCGCTGATGGAACAGCTTGTCACCATCGTGCCGGTCGGCGGCATTATCTTGGACCCCTTTACCGGCTCGGGTACATTGCCGAAGGCCGCCCAGAACATGGGGCGGAATTTCATCGCCATTGAAAAAACGAGCGTGTACGCACAGGTGGCAATGGAGCGGGTAGAAAGCACACCTGTACCCGTATATTTACAATAG
- a CDS encoding HI1506-related protein: MAILIASKRDGFRRAGIEHPSTPTLYADDRFTPEQLTALEKEPMLIVHHVADKPEGVKAAEAPPPEEAKTEKPKDAKKDKAAKAEAAHKEETPAKDEAPAGDA; encoded by the coding sequence ATGGCAATTTTGATTGCAAGCAAACGCGACGGCTTCCGCCGTGCTGGGATTGAACACCCCAGCACGCCCACCCTGTACGCGGACGACCGCTTTACGCCGGAACAGTTGACGGCCCTGGAGAAGGAACCTATGCTGATTGTCCACCATGTGGCGGATAAACCAGAAGGCGTCAAGGCGGCTGAAGCCCCGCCGCCGGAAGAAGCCAAAACGGAAAAACCGAAAGATGCCAAAAAAGACAAAGCAGCCAAAGCGGAGGCGGCTCATAAAGAGGAAACCCCGGCCAAGGATGAAGCGCCTGCAGGTGATGCCTGA
- a CDS encoding AAA family ATPase, which yields MDFQEIEQFVTEVRNRVNQYLSSGSNEISQEQLAKQAGISGGALSSFRAGNYQGNNENVAKKLMPVLDAIKSRETAALTVKEPEIIETAIMREMWFGLQYASDRNDVIVIYGAPGIGKTITLEKYVKNNPTALFVTASPNIRSGRDIMEELLEAMNKRAEGRNKALEKSIISSLKHSNRMIIIDEAHFLRLDGLETLRRIYDATKCPLVLVGNPKIMEAITEKNKTVTGQFFSRAVRIALDTKVPMDDVKGIVLQNGVNLTDECLQELYKVANMIGALRIMTKLFLFAWTIANKKNQPISLEDILTARKIIISV from the coding sequence ATGGATTTTCAGGAAATAGAGCAATTTGTCACTGAGGTAAGAAACCGGGTCAACCAATATCTAAGTTCAGGCAGTAATGAAATTTCCCAGGAGCAACTGGCCAAACAAGCAGGTATTTCCGGTGGGGCGTTGTCCTCATTCCGCGCGGGAAATTATCAGGGAAACAATGAAAACGTAGCCAAAAAACTCATGCCGGTACTGGACGCCATTAAGTCGCGGGAAACGGCAGCTCTGACCGTCAAGGAACCGGAAATTATCGAGACTGCCATCATGCGCGAAATGTGGTTCGGCCTGCAGTACGCTTCCGACCGGAACGACGTCATTGTTATTTACGGCGCACCGGGCATAGGAAAAACCATAACCCTGGAAAAATACGTGAAAAACAATCCCACCGCCCTGTTCGTCACTGCCAGCCCCAACATTCGAAGCGGGCGCGATATTATGGAAGAACTGCTGGAAGCCATGAATAAACGGGCCGAAGGCCGGAACAAGGCCCTAGAAAAAAGCATCATTAGCAGCCTGAAGCACTCCAACCGGATGATTATCATCGATGAAGCTCACTTTCTACGCCTGGACGGGCTGGAAACCTTGCGCCGCATTTACGACGCCACAAAATGCCCGCTGGTGTTGGTAGGAAACCCCAAGATCATGGAGGCAATTACCGAGAAAAACAAAACCGTTACCGGGCAATTTTTTAGTCGGGCGGTGCGAATTGCCCTGGATACCAAGGTCCCCATGGACGATGTGAAAGGCATTGTGCTACAGAATGGCGTCAATCTGACGGATGAATGCCTGCAGGAACTATACAAGGTGGCTAATATGATCGGCGCGCTGCGAATTATGACAAAGCTGTTTCTTTTCGCCTGGACGATTGCCAACAAGAAAAACCAGCCCATTTCCCTGGAAGATATTCTGACTGCCAGAAAAATTATCATCAGCGTGTGA
- a CDS encoding regulatory protein GemA, which yields MSYGRAVSKRSIGVNASQLALIHVAKKELGLDDEDYRSILELYGGVSSAKFLTLEGFERVMEHLARLGFQSSNTANRQPKYRPYRDADGAPYPAQLKMIEQQFEQLGFFEAERRQGLCRRIIKKAWPQTRAEANKVFEALKSMIARNYQRQ from the coding sequence ATGAGCTACGGACGCGCAGTCAGCAAAAGGAGTATTGGCGTAAATGCCAGCCAACTGGCGCTAATCCACGTAGCGAAAAAAGAACTGGGACTGGATGACGAAGACTATCGGAGCATATTGGAACTATATGGCGGTGTTTCCTCCGCCAAGTTCCTGACCTTGGAAGGCTTTGAACGGGTTATGGAGCATTTGGCGCGGCTAGGCTTTCAAAGTTCGAATACCGCCAACCGGCAGCCCAAGTATAGACCCTATCGGGATGCGGACGGCGCGCCCTATCCCGCCCAGCTAAAAATGATTGAACAGCAATTCGAGCAGCTTGGCTTTTTTGAAGCCGAGCGCCGCCAGGGACTTTGCCGCCGGATTATCAAAAAAGCCTGGCCGCAGACCCGAGCCGAAGCGAATAAAGTGTTTGAAGCATTAAAATCCATGATTGCCAGAAACTATCAAAGGCAGTAA
- a CDS encoding Mu-like prophage major head subunit gpT family protein, with product MIVNSQALQTIYRGYKVIFNEVFAGTKPQYERIATVVPSKTKSEEYGWLGSFPRMREWIGDRVINSLAAHGYTIKNKSWEDTVEVDRDDVEDDTYGVYMPMIRELGRSAATHPDEIIFGLLGRGFVELCYDGQYFFDTDHRDGDGPIQSNMGTLALSPASYSAARAQMMSLTDANGAPLGISPNLLVVPPQLDETGRGILLAEQISGTTNTLRNTAELLTVPWLAKNPKAWFLLDTSRAIKPLIFQQRKKPEFVSMDSVSDMNVFMQKKFLYGADCRDNAGFGLWQLAFGSTGENA from the coding sequence ATGATTGTCAATTCACAAGCCCTGCAAACCATTTATAGAGGCTATAAAGTCATTTTCAATGAGGTTTTTGCCGGAACCAAGCCGCAATATGAAAGAATTGCCACCGTCGTTCCCTCTAAGACCAAAAGCGAGGAATACGGCTGGCTAGGGTCCTTTCCCCGCATGCGGGAATGGATTGGGGACCGGGTCATTAACAGCCTGGCTGCCCATGGATACACCATCAAAAATAAATCCTGGGAGGATACCGTCGAAGTCGACAGAGACGATGTCGAGGACGACACTTATGGCGTCTATATGCCCATGATTAGGGAATTAGGGCGCAGCGCCGCCACACACCCGGATGAGATCATATTCGGCCTTCTGGGCAGGGGCTTTGTTGAACTCTGCTATGACGGCCAGTATTTCTTCGACACCGATCACCGCGATGGGGACGGCCCTATTCAGTCCAACATGGGTACGCTGGCGCTGTCCCCCGCGTCCTATTCCGCCGCCCGCGCGCAAATGATGAGTTTGACCGATGCTAACGGAGCGCCGCTGGGTATTTCTCCTAATTTACTGGTGGTTCCGCCCCAGCTTGACGAGACCGGCAGAGGCATTTTACTTGCCGAACAGATTAGCGGCACTACAAACACCCTGAGAAACACGGCGGAATTATTAACGGTTCCCTGGCTGGCCAAAAATCCCAAGGCATGGTTTTTGCTTGACACCAGCCGGGCCATAAAGCCCCTTATCTTTCAACAGCGTAAGAAACCGGAATTTGTTTCCATGGACTCGGTTAGCGACATGAATGTGTTCATGCAGAAAAAGTTTTTATATGGCGCGGACTGCCGGGACAATGCAGGTTTTGGCTTGTGGCAGCTTGCCTTTGGCAGCACCGGCGAAAACGCCTAA
- a CDS encoding gp436 family protein, which translates to MYCTIDDLRKQSSDEFLNRCTDDAGSGEIDQSIVDEKIMDAQTEIDSYCRAQYPVPFQVVPGLVRKLAVDIALYHLMSRRGFDEESADAILVKRYRDAVKILENLAKGIVTIGPAVAGAPTPQPQQATIISPPRRFSRTSMEGF; encoded by the coding sequence ATGTACTGCACGATTGACGACCTAAGAAAACAGTCGTCAGATGAATTTCTCAACCGCTGCACTGATGACGCAGGAAGCGGAGAAATTGACCAGTCTATCGTGGATGAAAAGATCATGGATGCACAAACGGAGATTGACTCCTATTGCCGGGCGCAGTACCCGGTTCCTTTCCAGGTGGTGCCCGGCCTGGTACGGAAACTGGCGGTGGATATTGCTTTATACCATCTCATGTCCAGGCGCGGCTTTGATGAAGAAAGCGCGGACGCTATTTTAGTGAAGCGCTACCGCGACGCAGTAAAAATACTGGAAAACCTGGCAAAAGGCATTGTCACCATCGGCCCGGCAGTCGCCGGTGCGCCAACCCCCCAGCCGCAGCAGGCCACCATCATTTCGCCGCCCCGGCGTTTTTCACGGACCAGCATGGAGGGCTTTTAG
- a CDS encoding phage head morphogenesis protein: MSEIALKPLSPLEAIEYFRDKIVLTPAQFYQLKRQAMVNAFTAAEITSLDVLNDIFEELAKALESGATMKDFREAINERMESRGWVGLTPFRADTIFRQNTQTAYQVGRWKQMTDPAVMTDRPYGVYSAVMDKDTRDTHRAVHGECRRLDDPFWDTWYPPNGFRCRCSVRTLSQRQVDKQKVKVSTGSWQRLIEPPGKPARQLIPDPGFDYNPGKEAYQPDLSKYTKRLRDAYEKRQREKAKA, translated from the coding sequence ATGAGTGAGATTGCATTAAAACCTTTAAGTCCCCTGGAAGCCATTGAATACTTTCGCGACAAGATTGTCCTAACGCCTGCCCAATTCTACCAACTAAAAAGGCAGGCCATGGTCAACGCCTTCACGGCGGCGGAAATCACTTCCCTGGATGTTCTCAATGATATTTTTGAAGAACTGGCCAAAGCCCTGGAAAGCGGCGCAACTATGAAGGACTTTCGGGAAGCCATTAACGAGCGTATGGAAAGCCGGGGCTGGGTTGGCCTTACCCCCTTCCGTGCCGATACGATATTCCGTCAGAACACGCAAACGGCCTACCAAGTAGGCCGCTGGAAGCAAATGACCGACCCGGCGGTTATGACCGACCGGCCCTATGGCGTATACAGCGCGGTCATGGACAAGGATACCAGGGACACGCACCGGGCCGTGCATGGTGAATGCCGCCGCCTGGATGACCCGTTCTGGGATACGTGGTATCCTCCTAACGGCTTTCGCTGCCGCTGCAGCGTCCGGACGCTGTCCCAGCGCCAAGTAGACAAGCAAAAAGTCAAAGTATCTACCGGCTCCTGGCAGAGGCTGATTGAGCCACCGGGAAAACCCGCCCGCCAGCTTATTCCGGACCCTGGCTTTGACTATAACCCAGGGAAAGAAGCCTACCAGCCGGACCTTTCCAAGTACACCAAACGGCTGCGCGATGCTTACGAAAAGCGGCAGCGGGAAAAGGCCAAGGCTTAA
- a CDS encoding phage terminase large subunit family protein, translating into MKILADLGIRKQKKYERFSDFLQREVYTDNGIYSFDRHQVFRQIVEDIDNVFLKNQEDVELSNLKGAQIGASTIGIGTSMYIPSQGGLDVGYFLPTDKFAERFDQTRFTPAIRKNTYLQELMREGKFKGANHKGLKEFRGHFLYTLGLFDIKNAISIPLDCNLYDEVDILPEENMEWSYDRIAASDIRFRYNFSVGMMPGLGIDAKYQDGCQYIWNVKCPACGKDNQVLEDLFPACIRKVNDRWERVCIRCGKPYDVETAGRWVAQYPNRIKEGKLSYRLPQLIVPAISLSYIMDQWDKATKKKSRKAKFNCSTLAKPDGGDMQPITEMVLNFNRGEHSLCYFRSANPVFAGVDCGDMAHFAAYERLTDSRKKWIWFEELDSDEMVQRIEELWTKLGITALVCDSKPLRTEARRIAYAHPRKVWLQDFSGTELQEETAEHQGKQFQRVTVDRDDSLEEFCDLFLNEAQPIMLLPTKGAEYPPILDTVDVHLKNLRKEKILDAKGNTIYRFLKGVANHFGMAMNSATIAEYLSIGKTLLAGPVEYQSVQHRRIRQKGAY; encoded by the coding sequence ATGAAAATACTGGCTGATCTAGGGATAAGAAAGCAAAAAAAATATGAGCGCTTTTCCGATTTTCTCCAGCGGGAAGTATACACCGACAACGGCATTTACTCCTTTGACCGTCACCAGGTATTCCGGCAGATTGTGGAAGACATTGACAATGTATTTTTGAAAAACCAGGAAGATGTGGAACTGTCCAACCTAAAAGGAGCGCAGATCGGCGCTTCGACTATCGGCATAGGCACCAGCATGTACATTCCTTCGCAAGGCGGGTTAGATGTTGGGTACTTTCTTCCTACTGACAAATTTGCCGAACGGTTTGACCAAACCCGCTTTACTCCGGCCATCCGGAAAAACACCTATCTCCAGGAATTAATGCGCGAAGGCAAATTTAAAGGAGCCAATCATAAAGGGTTAAAGGAATTTCGCGGTCACTTTCTATATACGTTAGGTCTTTTTGATATAAAAAATGCTATCTCCATTCCTTTGGATTGCAACCTTTATGATGAAGTAGACATCCTGCCGGAAGAAAACATGGAATGGTCGTATGACCGTATTGCCGCCAGTGACATCCGTTTTCGCTATAACTTCTCCGTAGGCATGATGCCGGGACTGGGAATTGACGCGAAATATCAAGACGGCTGCCAATACATCTGGAATGTGAAATGTCCGGCGTGCGGCAAGGATAACCAGGTGCTGGAAGACCTTTTTCCTGCCTGCATCCGTAAAGTCAATGACCGCTGGGAACGGGTCTGCATACGTTGCGGCAAACCCTATGACGTCGAAACAGCAGGCCGCTGGGTGGCCCAATATCCCAACCGGATTAAAGAAGGAAAACTGAGTTACCGTCTGCCGCAGCTTATTGTTCCGGCCATTTCTCTTTCCTACATTATGGACCAATGGGATAAAGCGACAAAGAAAAAATCCCGCAAGGCCAAATTCAACTGCTCTACATTAGCCAAACCTGATGGCGGCGATATGCAGCCCATCACGGAAATGGTGCTCAATTTTAATCGCGGTGAACATAGCCTATGTTATTTTCGCAGTGCAAATCCGGTCTTTGCCGGTGTCGACTGCGGTGACATGGCGCATTTTGCGGCATATGAACGCCTGACAGACAGCAGAAAAAAGTGGATTTGGTTTGAAGAACTGGACTCTGACGAAATGGTGCAGCGGATTGAGGAACTTTGGACCAAATTAGGCATTACCGCTTTAGTCTGCGACTCTAAGCCTTTACGAACGGAGGCCCGCCGGATTGCTTACGCCCATCCCCGCAAAGTTTGGCTGCAGGATTTTTCAGGAACCGAATTACAGGAAGAGACTGCCGAACATCAAGGAAAGCAGTTTCAGCGCGTTACCGTCGACCGGGACGACTCGCTGGAAGAATTTTGCGACCTGTTTTTAAACGAAGCGCAGCCCATAATGCTGTTACCGACCAAGGGGGCTGAATATCCTCCGATACTGGATACCGTGGACGTGCATCTGAAAAACTTGCGGAAAGAAAAAATTCTGGATGCAAAAGGCAATACCATATATCGCTTTTTGAAAGGGGTTGCCAATCACTTTGGCATGGCGATGAACAGCGCCACAATTGCGGAGTACCTGTCCATCGGCAAAACCTTACTTGCAGGCCCGGTTGAATATCAAAGCGTACAACACCGCCGCATAAGGCAGAAAGGAGCGTACTGA
- a CDS encoding phage protease codes for MNVHIMKSDPESNKILAFFALSSGSGQPVGNTIQLLPYGWVETDKGKFLVDDTAMNMIMRTFAAKKNDTVIDYEHQTLKDVIAPAAAWIKKLENRGKDGLWGEVEWTPKAQEFIQNKEYRYLSPVIFARKSDGRAAILHSCGLTNTPAIDGMEPIANKETEANSMDELLKMLAGLLGLPETATEEEIKAAIQELKSKVEQSGQLVANKEVLSLLDLPETVSLADVKGRIIALKNPSGYVSAQEFKALQDKLAAKDRDDLVGMAMKSGKVAPAQKAWAEQYALKDPEGFKAFLKDAPPVVPVGPEIAGGETQRKQQVDELQLSVNKALGITEEAFKKFGGEE; via the coding sequence ATGAATGTCCATATCATGAAAAGCGACCCTGAAAGCAATAAAATTCTGGCTTTTTTCGCTCTCTCTTCCGGAAGCGGACAGCCTGTGGGCAATACCATCCAACTTCTTCCTTACGGCTGGGTTGAAACCGACAAAGGAAAATTCCTGGTGGACGATACCGCCATGAATATGATTATGCGGACGTTTGCCGCCAAGAAAAATGACACGGTGATTGACTACGAACACCAGACCTTAAAGGATGTCATTGCACCGGCAGCCGCCTGGATTAAAAAGCTGGAAAACCGGGGCAAAGACGGGCTGTGGGGGGAAGTCGAATGGACGCCAAAAGCGCAGGAGTTTATACAAAACAAGGAATATCGCTACTTGTCCCCTGTCATTTTTGCGCGAAAATCCGATGGCCGAGCCGCTATCCTACATTCGTGCGGCCTGACAAATACCCCCGCAATCGACGGCATGGAGCCGATTGCAAATAAAGAAACGGAGGCAAACAGTATGGATGAATTACTGAAAATGCTGGCAGGACTTTTAGGTCTGCCGGAAACCGCTACCGAAGAGGAAATCAAGGCAGCCATTCAAGAGCTAAAAAGCAAAGTGGAACAAAGCGGCCAACTCGTGGCCAACAAAGAAGTGCTTTCCCTGTTGGACCTGCCGGAAACGGTCAGCCTGGCCGATGTGAAAGGCCGGATTATCGCCTTGAAAAATCCGTCCGGCTATGTGAGCGCCCAAGAGTTTAAGGCCCTGCAGGACAAACTGGCGGCCAAAGACCGCGACGACCTGGTGGGTATGGCCATGAAATCCGGCAAAGTCGCCCCGGCGCAAAAAGCCTGGGCCGAGCAATATGCTCTGAAAGACCCGGAAGGATTTAAGGCGTTTCTGAAAGATGCCCCGCCTGTGGTGCCGGTCGGTCCGGAAATTGCGGGCGGCGAAACCCAACGCAAACAGCAGGTGGATGAGCTGCAGCTCTCCGTCAATAAAGCGCTGGGCATAACCGAGGAAGCTTTTAAAAAATTCGGAGGTGAAGAATAA
- a CDS encoding AbrB/MazE/SpoVT family DNA-binding domain-containing protein: MEHNKKITRAGGVSLPVSLRREYGIEPGEKVNVSVNAAGVIELKRIEGSCLFCHSDEELKLYEGRHICRKCRAAIGGL, encoded by the coding sequence ATGGAACATAACAAAAAAATCACCCGCGCCGGAGGCGTTTCTCTTCCAGTCTCCCTGCGCCGTGAATATGGCATTGAACCAGGGGAAAAAGTTAACGTCAGCGTGAATGCAGCGGGCGTAATTGAACTGAAACGGATTGAAGGCTCCTGCCTCTTCTGCCATAGTGATGAAGAGTTGAAACTGTATGAAGGCCGCCATATTTGCCGTAAATGCCGGGCCGCGATTGGAGGACTGTAA
- a CDS encoding N-acetylmuramoyl-L-alanine amidase family protein, giving the protein MFKIAIDPGHAGRRTDPGAVNSNSGLQEADVALIIAKKVTGYLVNAGCEVAMTRLDWEQPETDDLSYRTELSNQFGADAFVSLHCNSAANPEAKGFEVWTSPGQTAGDRLATCIYQQLASEFPDRYGRTDYSDGDPDKEARFYVLTQTEAPACLIEMAFISNDEEAALLDNPTWQDRMARAIARGVTDFISA; this is encoded by the coding sequence ATGTTTAAAATCGCGATTGACCCAGGCCATGCTGGCCGCCGCACTGACCCAGGGGCGGTAAATTCAAACAGTGGCTTACAAGAGGCCGACGTTGCGCTCATAATCGCCAAAAAGGTCACCGGATATTTAGTAAATGCCGGGTGCGAGGTAGCTATGACCCGGCTGGATTGGGAACAGCCCGAAACCGACGACCTGAGTTACCGGACGGAATTGTCCAACCAATTCGGCGCAGACGCCTTTGTCTCTCTGCATTGTAATAGTGCAGCCAATCCGGAGGCAAAAGGGTTTGAGGTCTGGACTTCTCCCGGCCAAACAGCAGGCGACCGCCTGGCTACCTGCATTTATCAGCAACTGGCGTCTGAATTCCCTGACCGATATGGACGCACAGATTATTCAGACGGTGACCCGGACAAAGAAGCCCGCTTTTATGTATTAACCCAAACCGAAGCACCTGCCTGCCTCATTGAAATGGCTTTCATTTCCAACGATGAAGAGGCCGCTCTTCTGGACAATCCAACATGGCAGGACCGTATGGCCAGGGCCATTGCCCGAGGCGTAACGGATTTTATTTCTGCGTAG
- a CDS encoding Mor transcription activator family protein: MEKAIRELLAKEVRLEDLREAHPATLQAINAIGVPAFVEMSHAAGGCTIYVPKFESVIAAARDRLIIKEFNRKNYTELAIRYDISEVWVRNIINRQRVKESSISLFNDNLEDF; this comes from the coding sequence TTGGAAAAGGCAATTCGGGAGTTACTGGCCAAGGAAGTGCGCTTGGAAGATTTGCGGGAAGCGCACCCGGCTACCCTTCAGGCAATCAATGCGATCGGCGTGCCCGCGTTCGTAGAAATGTCCCACGCGGCAGGCGGCTGCACCATTTACGTGCCGAAGTTTGAAAGCGTGATTGCTGCCGCTAGAGACCGATTAATCATTAAGGAATTTAATAGAAAAAACTATACGGAACTGGCTATACGGTATGACATTTCCGAAGTATGGGTCCGAAACATTATTAATCGGCAGCGAGTAAAAGAAAGCTCCATTTCACTGTTTAACGATAATTTGGAGGATTTTTAA